The genomic window tttttgaatcctgtttttgtatcctgttgagcaataaagttgcttttcccacgttgacggcgtttgggtccagtgtttcgagctgcacacataacagaacgaaccgaccaaggatggacccagcctacaacaacttcgaagggacccgcttggcctatgggagccctcgtagcctccagaaggggaactacagcccccatagggtctcggcaccagaccccttcaacggggccgtagtccacgccggttcctgctgaTGCTGCCCCGCCGTCCATGCCGCAGTTTTGTGTCCCGTCGGCTccccggccgatcccggctccccgtgtcccgtcgcgcCCCGGCCGTTGCCGGCTTCCCAGGTCCCGTCGCCGCCCTGGATGActccggctccccgtgtcccgtcggtgccccggccgatcccgggtccccgtgtcccgtcggcaccccggcAGATCCCGGGTCCCGTCaccgccccggcagactccgtttcctcctgtcccgtcgccgccctaGCCGTCTTCGGTTCTCCGTGTCCCGttgtcgccccggccgactccggctccctgtgttcggtcgctgTGAAATCGTTTATTTTCCAGTTTTTCCTGGATTGTAATTCAGCTCTTGGATTATTTAGATGATGCAGTTTTGCTTCCAACCTATCCAGTTATACATTTCAACTACAATGATTTTCAGCCGTTCAGTTCAATGCTTTTGGGCTTAAACACTTTTCAGcaggttgttttttatttttgtttttatttttagctaCTTTCAGTATTTTCAGCTATTCTTTCAAATATTTCagcattttcagcaggaaatgcatttttctAGTTTGATCTTGACTTTTGACGACAGGGTTTAGAAACTTACAAATCAAGGAGGAAACTTGAGCGTGTGACCATTGCAGTTTCCCCACTTGATAGGGATTGATCCATCTACCACAGATTTAAACTGGATTTCACTCAAATGACAAACAACTTGttccttttttcctccttttattcAGGTAGGTTTAGCACCCAAGCCATTTAAATCATCCCATCTAATGAAGCAAAGCTCCATTAAGCAGAGAGGTGAAGAACCtttaaacagaaaaaacacatttcactacAAATGTACAAAGCAGTAGCACTCATCTCAATCTGTGATCAAGCACCAGTGTATTATGTATTTCaatagggtccgagcgactgacgaaaTTGCTAGGGGTATTattattccgctttttattttagaacattgggCGCATATTGGGGGTACTTATCAGGCTGGAAAAGTCACcaaatttggcacgcttgtcatGCTTAgtgaaaatagacgtatgatAATAAAGGAGTCAAattcttttatttctaaattgctctctagcgccccctcaaagtttgaccggCGACACCCCTCACCCAGAAAGTCCGATTTACCCCTCACCCAGAAAGTCCAATTTACttgaaatttttcacacatgtccatatccacctTCTCTACAAAAAAGCatctcagacccctaaggtccgcctacttagattttccgccattttgaattttgtgaaaaacacataattggccATTTCTCCTACACGCTGGGTCTGAATCATACATAAACATGCTTTAACTGCtccaatctttaaaaaaaataatcatgcatggtGCCAGTCAAGGCTtgaacacatttacaagaagaaacattcaaaattatcataggaacacctactaaaaaacttaaatgacaagttttagactaTAATGATTTCTACTTAGACCGCGacccgcccgcatccgcttcaaaacattggtacttgaaAATTAACCTGCTTTAATTTTATTTGCCTTCATATATTTTACAAGACAATAAAAATACTTTGCATTTAACTGTTTCTTTGGTTTTTCAATCCTGAGAAATTTGGATTTAAGATATCATTgttatgtttaaaatgtaaatcaataCAAACAATCAGCATGGATGTTACAGTCATGAACAATAGCATGGGAATAATACaaaactacaactactacttcattgaaactaaaattaaaaaatcacaAAGAGGATCAGCTTTTAGGGAAAGGTATGGAACTAGTTCTTCTACTACTGCATAATTAGACAATTATCGTTATTACTTTTGTGGAAAagcaataaataatgtaaataacaacaatgatcATCTGCCCACCGAGTATTTAAATGTAACCTTCACACATGACACTCAGCAGACGTTTCCTGATAGTGAGTTGAATTCAAATGCCATGATGAGTTTGATGTGCAAGGATGTCTCTACGTAAAGTCTCTGCACCACGATGGGCTTTCAGAGGAGTCGTGAGGTCACAAAACCTCAATGGTGAGGTTTAAGCTGAGCTCAGGGAAACTTTCCAGTTTCTACTCTGTGGAAACATGAAGTTGAAGTAACAACGAGGACGCACGTTGGAGAGATGGGGGACTTTAAAATGCTgtgatttttattatatatatgaaaccATTTATTTAGACATGAATAAAATGTGGATTACAATAGTTTAGATCAAATTCATGAAGAAACAGATTTCATCAAAGGTTGGAAGTGCAAAGAAAAAAGCCTGAAACATTCAGCTGCGTGATGTCAGACTCTCCGGGATGACCGAtgaaaccatccatccatccatccattatcacccgcttatccggggtcgggtcgcggtggcagcaggttcagcaggccgacccaggcttccctctcacccgcagcactttccagctcattctgggggatcccgaggcgttccaaggccagccgggagatataatccctccagcgtgtcctcggtcttccccggggcctcctaccagttagacgtgcccggaaaacctctaatgggaggcgtccaggaggcatcctaactagatgcccgaaccacctcagctgactcctttcgacacgaaggagcagcgactcgactccaagctcccccctgatgtccgagctccttaccctatctctaaggctgagcccggccaccctacggaggaagctcatttcggccgcttgtatccgagatctcgttctttcggtcacgacccagagttcgtgaccataggtgagggttggaacgtagaccgaccagtaaatggagagctttgccttccggctcagctccctcttcactaagacggaccggtacagcgcctgttttactgctgcagccgcaccgatccgcctatcgatctcccgctccaccttaccctcactcgtgaacaagaccccgagatacttgaactccttcgcttggggtaggcagtttgcccccacctggagggagcaatccgccggtttccggcagagcaccatggcctcagatttggatgaaacagaaaaaaaaaaagcacaataacaAGTGGATAAAAGGTCCTTTAGAGGAGctctgtgttaatgtgttatcAGATATTAGGTGTTGTGTGTGGGATGATGACGCTGAACCGGGTTAGTTCTTCTCCATACCACCAGTGTTGTATGGAGTTTGGTTTCTTCAGACTTGTTCCCGTCTCCATGCACTCCAGTGAGgtgaagtcatgtgacaaataaataccCTGGAGGGTTTGTTACCTTATTGAATAAAGCAGAGCAAGGAAATAAAGAGAAGCTTCCTCCTATCTAGCAAACCAATGATTGATGTTGAATGAACCGGTTTTCCATAGTTAATGTCTAACTTCATGGTGTTAGAGGAAGTGATGGCAGAATAAAGACTCAAAACAAAAGCCCACTTCATGAGGCCAAAAGCAACCgtaaaaacacaagttgtcCTTTATGAGGACAAGACCAGGTAGTCACGTAGTTGATGGTTAACCTATTAAAGAAAGCAGAGACACATGAAGTATCAGACCCTGAGGTACTAATGACTCACTTCATCTctccacagacacactgacTACCGCCTGTTTCTTCACAAGCATTCAGTTTGGCTCATTCATTGTTAAATATCTCATTTGACACAAGTTGATCTATTGCAGTTATGTTTCACACCTTTTCAATTTAGTTTCtaataaacatatttcatcACCACAAAGTaggcaaacaaatacaaacggTCCAATCCAGTGCATCCCTGAGGACGGGCAGCAGCACCCTGATTAACAAAGCTGCTCACAGGTGTACTACACAGGTACAACATCAGCATCCCTGATGTTTAATGTCACCAGTGTGGTGCTGGGCTTGGTtacttgcatttaaaaaaagaaaactccatTGTTGTGTAACTCTATATTGAAGGGAGATGTTAACGTCTTAAGATGATGCATGTGTGCACTAGAACCTTCATATGTTTGGTCTTCAAAGGTCAAACTACTGGTCACAaggtttttattatatataaaaccaTTCATTTAGACAGGAATAAAAAGTGGATTACAATAGTTTAGATCAAATTCATGAAGAGACAGATTTCATCAAAGGTTGGAAGTGCAAAGAAAAAAGCCTGAAACATTCAGCTGCGTGATGTCAGACTCTCCGGGATGACCGATGAAACCAATGACAGATTATGTTGGGAGGAAACCGTTGGTGTTAGTTTACAGCTGGAAACATCCAATGCACTCTGATTGTTGAAGTTAGACATCTTCCAACCAATAACCAACGTGTTTGGACTAAAAACTATAAACTGTGTTGGACCTTTTATATTTCAAGGCAAGGCTTGGAGTCCTCTAGACGTTCACATCGGTCCGCCACGGCCCGGACTTCTCCAACCTGAACGCTGTCGTACTTCCCGGTAACGGACGTGATGCGGACCTCCCCGTTGGCGTAGGTGCGTCTGAGGCTCGCCGTGAACGGGATGTCCAGTTTATACTTGTACTCCACCATCTTAACCATGCAGGAGCTGTTTGGCGGAGCGGTGATCTGCACAGAAGCTGTACTGGTCATGGCCTCAGTCACCATCTTTCCCATGGAGTACTGGAACGTCATCTCGCTGCTGAACCTAAAACTTTCGGAGACGATGAATGGGAGGCTGACTGTGAAGGTCATTTCAATACCAACTTTGAGCGAAACGGAGATGTCCCACTTGTGCTCCACCTGATACGTTTTTGAAAGGGAGTCCGTTTTCACCAGTAAGCGGCATTCATAGTTACTGACGGAGGTTTTCCGCATGGTCTCTGGAGGATAGAGGAAGATTTGAGACTCATCAGTGATGTACCTGACATCGTAGACCTGCTGATTGATTATATCATCGTTGGTGGTCAGGACCTGGTAGGAGCTGTACGAATAAACAGAACCCTTCCATGGCAGGTAGAAGTGCTTCTCTTTAGTAGCAACCTTCCCAAGTCCATATTTGTTCTTCCCTACATATATATTCCCCTTTGAGCAGGTTCTGACTGAATTCTGGGGCACTGAACCGGACGAACCCTCTTTCCACTCCAGGATCTCaaagttgtttttattcaccAGGATCTCAAACGGGGAACCAgaacttaattttttttttgcatttggatACTGACAATAAGAACCCATGCTGGGGGTGTAAAAGCCCGCCTCACACCTGTATTTGCAGACATAATCATTGCGATCAAATTTATCATTGTAAATTGAAACTGCGTCGTTTGGGAGAGAGTTGTTCCAGGTCACCCACTCCAGTTCAGAGCCAGACATGAAGGAGGACTGAACCTGCCTCTTCAGCCTTAGCTTAGCAACAGGCACCGGAGGCCCATCTGTTGGCATTGATCTGTCAGCGGCGGCTTCAGGATCTCCTTTTACATCCGAGTTCCTGGAGGAGACTGGAAAAACCAGAACAAAGATGGTTTTAATGccagaaaaagagcaaaaactGAAACCAAAGCTCAAATATATGCGTTAGCTAGACAGTACGGACAAAGGTAAGCGGTGAAAACCCATTTGGTTTGTGACTTAAGCAATAACAATTTTAATAAACTTTGATTATACAGCACTTTTCAATACAAAGTTCAAAAGTGCTTTACAACCAGGATTTAACATTTCAGGATTGCAATGAGACAAATAAAatctgacaaaaataaaataaaatacccaACAATAAATAAGTGATCCTTAAACAAAAAAGGGCAGAGTTGCAATACCAATACACCAAAGAGATCTTTTTCAATATTCTTTGTTGCTCTATAAGCTATTTATATCTTATAGTTGGGTTTGCACCCAATTATTTTCtaaaatctttaaaatgttgCCAATGTGTGGCTTGTTTCTCCTAAATGTTCCACTTCAAACTGCAAATatcaattattttttcttttcatattcatgACTTTGCAATAACATCTATTTTtgagtgtttttgttgtaaattTGCCATTTTCCTCATAAAGAATATCTTTCCTAAATTTACGACTCTAAACTCAGAAGTTTTGTTCAAATACCAAATATTGGCAGAATATTACTGGCTCCATAATCATTCTTTTTAAATCTGCTGTCGGTAAACATATCCCAACAGGCCTGTTGTGGTTTACCATTCGCCGGCTCCGGGTCGGTCCCGATGTCCAGAGGACCGGCTGAGGATCGAGCCAAcaggagcagcagcaacaacaccGACGGCTTCATCTGGAGAAGTTTAAAAGAGCATTACGCCAACATTAATGTCCATACGTTACAGTGGaggtgaaaacacacaagtccTCACCATGTCCATCACTTGTTGcaccttccttcctccttcaggTTTATATACGCAGCCGCTCGGTGGCTGCGTCATTGAACTAACACTGGACATACTTCCCCTTCTGTTATCTCATGTTTTTTATTGAGATAAGAGAAAAGATAGTCCTTTATTCGTCTTTACAGGTAGCAGTTCTTCTACTGTCAAGAGGAGATGGTTTGGTCATTTTAAATTGGTaatgagaaagaagaaaagcgATATCTGTTAATAAGTTTGCACTTAGGTTTCATCAATTTAATCAATTATAAAATTAGGATTGTTATATGCTGATGGAGAAAATTGATAATTCCTAACTGATTCTAGGCCAGATTGTATACCTGCTGGTTTTCCATCATGCTTTGGCCAGTATGAAAGCAAAGCAGGTTTCATGTGCTAAAATAAAGGTCTTAACAAGTCTTACAGAAACCCTCTAGCACCTCATGCCTGTTCCCGCTGCCGCCTCCGTGCCGCAGTCCATGCCAGTTCTGATtacccgtgtcctgtcggcccgccgaccgatcccagctccccgtgtcctgtcggcgtcccgaccgatcccagctccccgtgtcccgatcccagctccccgtgtcccgatcccagctccccgtgtcccgatcccagctccccgtgtcccgatcccagctccccgtgtcccgactcaagctccccgtgtcccgactcaagctccccgtcCCAGCTTGTTtacacctgtgccctcaccctgtgtatatattgtctgcgtctccctttgtcctagGCCAGTTCGTCATGttttttgtgccagagaaccagccatttctATGAAATTCACCAGTCACCAGGTcatgatattttgttactttgttcatgtagattttctgtttgtttgttccagttaattaaaactgcgatttattttttaaatttatttttgtttgttttttgttgttactttgccttgagtcgtgcGTATGGGTTCTAGTACTTTGTTTGGTCGTGACAGAACTGATCTGTTTCTGTGCAGATCACCGCTCCGCCAAACAGCTCCTGCATGGTTAAGATGGTGGAGTACAAGTATAAACTGGACATCCCGTTCACGGCGAGCCTCAGACGCACCTACGCCAACGGGGAGGTCCGCATCACGTCCGTCACCGGGACGTACGACAGCATTCAAGTTGGAGAAGTCCGGGCCGTGGCGGACCGATGTGAACGTCTAGAGGACTCCAAGCCTTGCCTTGAAATATAAAAGGTCCAACACAGTTTATAGTTTTTAGTCCAAACACGTTGGTTATTGGTTGGAAGATGTCTAACTTCAACAATCAGAGTGCATTGGATGTTTCCAGCTGTAAACTAACACCAACGGTTTCCTCCCAACATAATCTGTCATTGGTTTCATCGGTCATCCCGGAGAGTCTGACATCACGCAGCTGAATGTTTCAGGCTTTTTTCTTTGCACTTCCAACCTTTGATGAAATCTGTCTCTTCATGAATTTGATCTAAACTATTGTAATCCACTTTTTATTCCTGTCTAAATGAAtggttttatatataataaaaacctTGTGACCAGTAGTTTGACCTTTGAAGACCAAACATATGAAGGTTCTAGTGCACACATGCATCATCTTAAGACGTTAACATCTCCCTTCAATATAGAGTTACACAACAatggagttttctttttttaaatgcaagtaACCAAGCCCAGCACCACACTGGTGACATTAAACATCAGGGATGCTGATGTTGTACCTGTGTAGTACACCTGTGAGCAGCTTTGTTAATCAGGGTGCTGCTGCCCGTCCTCAGGGATGCACTGGATTGGAccgtttgtatttgtttgcctACTTTGTGGTgatgaaatatgtttattaGAAACTAAATTGAAAAGGTGTGAAACATAACTGCAATAGATCAACTTGTGTCAAATGAGATATTTAACAATGAATGAGCCAAACTGAATGCTTGTGAAGAAACAGGCGGTAgtcagtgtgtctgtggagAGATGAAGTGAGTCATTAGTACCTCAGGGTCTGATACTTCATGTGTCTCTGCTTTCTTTAATAGGTTAACCATCAACTACGTGACTACCTGGTCTTGTCCTCATAAAGgacaacttgtgtttttacGGTTGCTTTTGGCCTCATGAAGTGGGCTTTTGTTTTGAGTCTTTATTCTGCCATCACTTCCTCTAACACCATGAAGTTAGACATTAACTATGGAAAACCGGTTCATTCAACATCAATCATTGGTTTGCTAGATAGGAGGAAGCTTCTCTTTATTTCCTTGCTCTGCTTTATTCAATAAGGTAACAAACCCTCCAGggtatttatttgtcacatgacttcacCTCACTGGAGTGCATGGAGACGGGAACAAGTCTGAAGAAACCAAACTCCATACAACACTGGTGGTATGGAGAAGAACTAACCCGGTTCAGCGTCATCATCCCACACACAACACCTAATATCTgataacacattaacacagagCTCCTCTAAAGGACCTTTTATCCACTTGTTATTGTGCTTTTCCTTGTCGGTAAGTAGTATGAAGTTAATTAGTTCAAAATAATGAACAACCACTCGCTTAGTTAAAATCATGTTGACATGGCTGAACAATCGGTTGTCACTCAAATGGTGCATCTTGGTACGGCCCCTCGGCATCCTTTAGCTTGAGTGAGACAATGCTGGCGTTACTCACTCCAATGCTCATTGACACTGAGGTAGAGGGAGGTGTGAGACGTCCTCTCAGGGAGGTGGCTCACACTCACAAGTCTCCCCCACCAGCAGTCTCTCATTGCGCCTCCTTTCCATTACCCCCTCTACCCTTGTTCCTGCTGCCCTACATCCACTCATCCCTCGGACACCTTTCCACTTCCTTAATCTAACCCTCTCGTTCCATCTCgctgagttttttctttttcatccaaATGTGGTCATAGAACGGCCagtatttgaaaaagaaaatggaataaTTATCTTTTCATTTATATCTGAACTCAAATAACACATATATTTGTGGAAATGACATTTCaatataacacattttacaaCTGGTAATGttggtatatatataatgtaccctgtggtggctggggcgtggttaggctcagctgcggagaggtgtgggggagtggttcagggaattggcctcagctgcagggaatcaaggcctgagtgactGCCCTATATATGGAGCATACAggtggaggcacgagagaggggagcagaggcTCAGTCTGGATAATGAAGAATATTACTAAACATATCCGGTtgtatgctcatcctttggtgctggggtggagaaacctgcatgtgacagcctaGAACGTGTTGCACGTTCtaggctgtcacatgcaggtttctaTATATAGGGCAGAGTCACTTTTACTACTATTACTGTGAAATTGTTTGGTTTCCAGTTTTTCCTGGATTGTAATTCAGCTCTTGGATTATTTAGATGATGCAGTTTTGCTTCCAACCTTTCCAGTTATACTACAACTACAATGATTTTCAGCCGTTCAGTTCAATGCTTTTGGGCTTAAACACTTTTTAGcaggttgttttttctttttttgtattgttagcTACTTTCAGTATTTTCAGCTAttctttcaaatatttcaacatttcaaagcattttcagcaggaaatgcaACTTACAAATGAAGGAGGAAACTTGAGCGTTTTACCTTCAACTCGGTTATTAAAGAACTCAACGATCCAAAGGcatgaaaataatataaagaGTAGTTCACTTATGAAAAGTCTGTTTTGACTGTTCATCAAACCAGCACCTGCATATCTTGATGACTTAGAGGGACCGGAGCctatcccagaatgcactggTGAAGGAAGACAGAAGGATACCCATAAAAGTCATTATATCACTTTCTGTTGATTAAGGAGTTTATACATTGGTATAAACCTTCATCAAGAAAATCCTTATTCATGTATTATCAAAGTAGCAAAAGAAAGTGatttttaaacaatttgttCTTGTGGTAAGACTTGTTTTTCTGTTAATCTTCCTTAAAATAGCATCATTTTAAGGCTCTGGTGCCATAGTTTAACTTTTCCCGTCTGGCAGCGTTGA from Cyclopterus lumpus isolate fCycLum1 chromosome 9, fCycLum1.pri, whole genome shotgun sequence includes these protein-coding regions:
- the LOC117736986 gene encoding natterin-3-like translates to MDMMKPSVLLLLLLLARSSAGPLDIGTDPEPANVSSRNSDVKGDPEAAADRSMPTDGPPVPVAKLRLKRQVQSSFMSGSELEWVTWNNSLPNDAVSIYNDKFDRNDYVCKYRCEAGFYTPSMGSYCQYPNAKKKLSSGSPFEILVNKNNFEILEWKEGSSGSVPQNSVRTCSKGNIYVGKNKYGLGKVATKEKHFYLPWKGSVYSYSSYQVLTTNDDIINQQVYDVRYITDESQIFLYPPETMRKTSVSNYECRLLVKTDSLSKTYQVEHKWDISVSLKVGIEMTFTVSLPFIVSESFRFSSEMTFQYSMGKMVTEAMTSTASVQITAPPNSSCMVKMVEYKYKLDIPFTASLRRTYANGEVRITSVTGKYDSVQVGEVRAVADRCERLEDSKPCLEI